One genomic segment of Podarcis raffonei isolate rPodRaf1 chromosome 7, rPodRaf1.pri, whole genome shotgun sequence includes these proteins:
- the LOC128417228 gene encoding nucleoprotein TPR-like, whose protein sequence is MPCNKAPRSKEACKDAAMDLDSIDYWRIKEVLEMTRLEAEQRKKTKENQKELELMMKDNKRNEREMEHQKQIEWEQRNKYELAMFRREIKEKQVAREYEEVGSVQSVSQAGLALNVPKVEQFILEKRRLPESQFMPEVGDATSSPKRPIEACILPTGGGDEPVFLELADKAKMPKAIGGKPAQESERIQENVGRLKEELTVANAAKAELQLKLDELQTSIKYSEKKWEDEKEFLHNQNIQLAAELKAKTDELLVLAWEKRSEIVGLQYDLENKREEVSCMEKEVSELKKSNENLRKQVADLLVEVKEAKIQQQASVEERPHNEQNTHIELSNSYKSFADEWETKCKALCQGIQELCKYLKGASEANKEIQGHLVEMQQYMGGGEIKEKMH, encoded by the coding sequence ATGCCCTGTAACAAAGCACCCAGGTCAAAAGAGGCTTGTAAGGATGCAGCTATGGATCTTGACTCAATAGACTACTGGAGGATAAAGGAGGTACTGGAGATGACACGTCTGGAAGCGGAACAGAGGAAGAAAACGAAAGAGAATCAGAAAGAATTGGAATTAATGATGAAGGACAATAAAAGAAACGAGAGAGAGATGGAGCACCAGAAACAGATAGAATGGGAGCAGAGGAACAAGTATGAATTAGCGATGTTTAGAAGGGAAATAAAGGAGAAACAGGTTGCCAGAGAATATGAGGAGGTAGGATCTGTGCAGAGTGTGTCCCAAGCAGGCCTTGCATTGAATGTTCCAAAGGTAGAGCAGTTTATCTTGGAGAAACGAAGATTGCCTGAGAGCCAATTTATGCCAGAAGTGGGAGATGCCACTAGTAGTCCAAAGAGGCCAATTGAGGCCTGCATTTTGCCCACTGGTGGAGGGGATGAGCCTGTCTTCTTGGAATTGGCTGATAAGGCCAAGATGCCCAAAGCCATAGGGGGGAAGCCAGCTCAAGAGTCGGAGCGCATTCAAGAAAATGTAGGACGTCTGAAAGAAGAGCTCACAGTAGCCAATGCTGCAAAGGCAGAGCTACAGTTAAAGCTGGATGAGCTACAGACATCAATAAAGTATTCTGAGAAAAAATGGGAGGATGAAAAAGAATTCTTGCATAATCAGAACATTCAGTTGGCTGCAGAACTGAAGGCAAAAACAGATGAACTTCTGGTTCTTGCTTGGGAAAAAAGAAGTGAAATTGTGGGTCTTCAGTATGACCTGGAGAACAAGAGAGAAGAAGTGTCCTGCATGGAAAAGGAAGTCAGTGAACTGAAAAAATCAAATGAAAATCTACGGAAACAGGTGGCAGATCTTTTAGTAGAAGTGAAGGAGGCAAAAATACAGCAGCAAGCTAGCGTGGAAGAGAGACCCCACAATGAACAAAACACCCATATTGAGTTGTCTAATTCATACAAGAGTTTTGCTGATGAATGGGAGACAAAATGCAAAGCATTATGTCAAGGTATACAGGAACTGTGCAAATATCTGAAAGGTGCAAGTGAAGCTAATAAGGAAATACAGGGCCATTTGGTTGAGATGCAACAatacatggggggaggggaaataaaggaaaagatGCATTAG